The following nucleotide sequence is from Mesorhizobium sp. J8.
CGTAGTTGATCCAGCGTGGCGCCTCGGCAAGCAGCGACACGCTGCGCATGCCGGTTTCCTCATGGAGCTCGCGCCCGGCGGCCTCGATCGGCTCTTCGCCCTTGTCGATGCCGCCTTGCGGCATCTGCCAGAGCTGCGTCGTGCCGGCGAACTCGCTGTCCGGCTCGGCGATACGGTGCCCGACCCAGACCAGGCCTGCCCTGTTGAGGATCATCAGCCCGACACAGGGACGATAGGGCAGGGTTTCGGGATCGATCTTTTTGGCCATGGGGGCAGCGTTCCGGCGATCTTGAGAATTGACTGCGGCGAGGCTGTAGCGTTAGCCCTTTTGCGGATCGATCGCCACCGCCGAGATCGGCACGATCTCGATGCCGCGCTTCTTCGCTTCGGCAATCCAGGACGTCACCGTGTCAACGGTGATGTCGAAGGCCGAGCCGATGCCGACCGCCGAGCCCTTGGCCCGCGCCGTGGCTTCGAGACTGTCCAGCTTCTTGAGGATTTCGCCGCGATCCTGCACCGAATCGATCGCCATATCGCCGGCGACGAAAGGCACGCCGTCCTTCAAGGCAAGCTCCGGCGCAACGCTGCGCGCGGAAGACCCGTCGTCGATATAGGCAAGCCCCCGCTTGCCGAGCTCGGTCATGAACGGCTCCATC
It contains:
- a CDS encoding RNA pyrophosphohydrolase, translated to MAKKIDPETLPYRPCVGLMILNRAGLVWVGHRIAEPDSEFAGTTQLWQMPQGGIDKGEEPIEAAGRELHEETGMRSVSLLAEAPRWINYDLPPHLVGVAFKGRYRGQTQKWFAYRFEGDESEIEINPPPGGHTAEFDEWAWRPMRELPELIVPFKRKVYEQVMAAFQHLAP